A single region of the Fusobacterium varium genome encodes:
- a CDS encoding AMP-binding protein → MKFVKDYNKTAIIYDGKEISYKEAIVKSKIFSQEFPIENEDKVIIFMENRPELLYSFLGTWDKSGTCVCLDASLSGEELVYYINDSDSKYIYTSQGNLPKVQKALEISGKTLGIAVVDEIADKEFDGELVINAPAPENVALMLYTSGTTGNPKGVMLKFDNILINVEGLDKYNMFVQEDIVLALLPMHHIFPLLGSGVIPLAKGATIVFLKEMSSQAMVDAFQKYKVTMMIGVPRLWEMLHQKIMEKINASKVTKGIFKLAEKINNISFSRKIFKKVHDNFGGNLRFFVSGGSKLDPKIARDFLTLGIKICEGYGMTETAPMISFTPLNEIMPGSAGKILPGIEVKIADDGEIIARGRNVMKGYYKRPEATAETIDRDGWIHTGDLGEIKNDYLYVTGRKKEMIVLSNGKNINPIEIEQWIMGKTNLIQEIVVAEIDSVLTAVIYPNFQKISEEKVTNIKETLKWGVIDSYNGKAPNYKKILDIRIVQEEMPKTKIGKIRRFMIPEMLKGKDNENIVIEEPKFEEYTMLKDYLVKVKKKPVTPFAHIELDLGTDSLDMVELLTYLESTFGIKASEELIIENSTVEKLAEYIKENRGENVIEEVNWKEYLNKDIDVELPKSNIVTKIGKAILWIVFKLYIRVKKEGAENITTDPVIYAGNHQSFLDAFLFNHVVPTNVLNNVYYLAKVKHFSKGYMKTLGENSNVILVDINKNLGEVLQTLAMVLRSGKSVAIFPEGARTRDGKMLEFKKAFAILAKELNIPIVPFGIKGAFEAFPSNSKFPKSSNVEIRFFERIEPKDMSYEEIVEKTRDCIFNWVER, encoded by the coding sequence TTGAAGTTTGTAAAAGATTATAATAAAACTGCAATAATTTATGATGGGAAAGAAATTAGTTATAAAGAGGCTATTGTAAAATCTAAGATCTTTTCTCAAGAGTTTCCTATTGAGAATGAAGATAAGGTTATAATATTTATGGAAAATAGACCAGAGCTTCTTTACTCTTTTTTAGGAACATGGGACAAATCAGGAACTTGTGTTTGTTTAGATGCTTCACTTAGTGGAGAGGAGTTAGTTTACTATATAAATGATTCTGACTCAAAATATATCTATACATCTCAAGGAAATCTTCCAAAAGTGCAAAAAGCTCTTGAAATTTCAGGAAAAACTTTAGGGATAGCTGTTGTTGATGAAATAGCAGATAAAGAGTTTGATGGTGAGCTTGTAATTAATGCTCCAGCTCCTGAAAATGTGGCTCTTATGCTTTATACTTCAGGTACTACTGGAAATCCTAAAGGTGTAATGCTGAAATTTGATAATATTTTAATAAATGTTGAAGGGCTTGATAAATACAATATGTTTGTTCAAGAAGATATTGTTTTAGCACTTCTTCCTATGCACCATATCTTTCCATTATTGGGATCAGGAGTTATTCCTTTAGCTAAGGGAGCAACTATTGTATTTTTAAAAGAGATGTCATCTCAAGCTATGGTAGATGCCTTCCAAAAATATAAGGTAACTATGATGATAGGTGTTCCAAGACTTTGGGAGATGCTACATCAAAAAATTATGGAAAAAATAAATGCTAGTAAAGTAACAAAAGGTATATTTAAACTAGCTGAAAAAATTAATAATATAAGTTTTAGTAGAAAGATATTTAAAAAAGTTCATGATAATTTTGGTGGAAATTTAAGATTTTTTGTATCTGGAGGTTCTAAATTAGATCCTAAAATTGCTAGAGATTTTCTTACTTTAGGTATAAAAATTTGTGAAGGTTATGGAATGACTGAAACTGCTCCTATGATCTCTTTTACTCCGTTAAATGAAATTATGCCAGGATCAGCAGGTAAGATTTTACCAGGAATTGAAGTTAAAATAGCTGATGATGGAGAGATTATAGCTAGAGGTAGAAATGTAATGAAGGGATATTACAAAAGACCTGAGGCTACTGCTGAAACTATTGATAGAGATGGATGGATACACACAGGGGATCTTGGAGAGATTAAAAATGACTACCTATATGTTACAGGTAGAAAAAAAGAGATGATAGTTTTATCTAATGGTAAAAATATCAACCCTATTGAGATAGAACAATGGATAATGGGAAAAACAAACTTGATTCAAGAGATTGTTGTAGCTGAAATTGATTCAGTTTTAACAGCTGTTATCTATCCTAACTTCCAAAAGATCTCTGAGGAAAAAGTTACTAATATTAAGGAAACTTTAAAATGGGGAGTTATTGACTCATATAATGGAAAAGCTCCTAACTACAAAAAAATTCTTGATATTAGAATTGTTCAAGAGGAGATGCCAAAAACTAAGATAGGTAAAATTAGAAGATTTATGATACCTGAGATGTTAAAAGGTAAGGATAATGAAAATATTGTAATTGAAGAGCCAAAATTTGAAGAGTATACAATGTTAAAAGATTATCTTGTAAAAGTTAAGAAAAAACCTGTAACTCCTTTTGCACATATTGAGCTAGACTTAGGAACGGACTCACTAGATATGGTTGAACTTTTAACATATTTAGAAAGCACATTTGGAATTAAAGCATCTGAAGAGCTTATAATCGAAAACTCCACAGTTGAAAAATTAGCTGAATATATTAAGGAGAATAGAGGAGAAAATGTAATTGAAGAGGTAAACTGGAAAGAGTATCTAAATAAAGATATTGATGTTGAGCTTCCAAAATCTAATATTGTTACAAAGATAGGTAAAGCTATTTTATGGATAGTTTTCAAATTGTATATTAGAGTTAAAAAAGAGGGAGCAGAGAATATTACAACTGACCCTGTTATCTATGCAGGAAATCATCAAAGTTTCTTAGATGCTTTCTTGTTTAACCATGTTGTCCCTACAAATGTGTTAAACAATGTTTATTATCTAGCTAAGGTAAAACATTTCTCAAAAGGGTATATGAAAACTCTTGGAGAGAATTCAAATGTAATATTAGTTGATATTAATAAAAATTTAGGAGAGGTTCTTCAAACTCTAGCTATGGTATTGAGAAGTGGAAAAAGTGTAGCTATATTCCCTGAAGGAGCTAGAACTAGAGATGGTAAGATGTTAGAATTTAAAAAAGCTTTTGCTATACTGGCTAAAGAGTTAAATATACCTATTGTTCCTTTCGGAATTAAAGGAGCTTTTGAGGCATTCCCTTCAAACTCTAAATTCCCTAAATCATCTAATGTAGAGATTAGATTCTTTGAAAGAATTGAACCAAAGGACATGAGTTATGAGGAGATTGTTGAAAAAACAAGAGATTGTATATTTAATTGGGTAGAGAGATAA
- the bioA gene encoding adenosylmethionine--8-amino-7-oxononanoate transaminase, whose amino-acid sequence MKELTELQQKDLQYIFHPCSQMKDYENLPPMVIKKAKGIYLEDELGNKYMDCVSSWWVNLFGHCNDRINKVIWEQINNLEHVLFVNFSHEPAIELVERLHKVVPKGIDKFLFADNGSSSIEMALKLSFQYHQQTGSKEKKKFVSLVNAYHGETIGALGVGDVDIFTSTYRPLIKEGIKAKGPDCFYCPFKKNFDCCEAECFSDMENIIENNHKEIAAVIIEPMVQGAAGMKIYSPKYIKKLREITKKYNIHLIADEIAMGFGRTGKMFAMEHAGVSPDIMCMAKGLSAGYYPMSIIGITNEIYDAFYCDYLEGKSFLHSHTYSGNPIGCRIAVEVLKIFEEEKILDVVAKKGEYLRKKATELFANHPNVGKYRQIGLIGALEFVKNKETKELFDSKERAGYEIYKIALKKGALLRPLGNIIYFMPPYIITEEEIDKMLMICKESIDEYLARKK is encoded by the coding sequence ATGAAAGAATTAACAGAACTTCAACAAAAAGATTTACAATATATTTTTCACCCTTGTTCACAGATGAAAGATTATGAAAATCTTCCCCCAATGGTGATAAAAAAAGCTAAGGGAATATATTTAGAAGATGAACTAGGTAATAAGTATATGGATTGTGTTTCTAGCTGGTGGGTAAATCTTTTTGGACACTGTAATGATAGAATAAACAAAGTTATTTGGGAACAGATAAACAATCTTGAACATGTACTTTTTGTTAACTTTTCTCATGAGCCAGCTATTGAGTTAGTTGAAAGATTACATAAAGTTGTACCAAAAGGAATAGATAAATTTTTATTTGCTGATAATGGTTCATCAAGTATTGAAATGGCATTGAAATTAAGCTTTCAATATCATCAGCAAACAGGGTCAAAGGAGAAGAAAAAATTTGTCTCTTTAGTAAATGCTTATCATGGAGAAACAATAGGAGCTTTAGGGGTAGGAGATGTTGATATATTTACCTCTACATATAGACCTTTGATAAAAGAGGGGATAAAAGCTAAAGGACCAGATTGTTTCTATTGTCCTTTTAAGAAAAATTTTGATTGTTGTGAAGCTGAATGTTTCAGTGATATGGAAAATATTATTGAAAACAATCATAAAGAGATAGCTGCTGTTATAATTGAACCTATGGTACAAGGGGCAGCAGGAATGAAGATATACTCTCCTAAATATATAAAAAAATTGAGAGAGATTACAAAAAAATATAATATTCATCTTATAGCCGATGAGATTGCTATGGGATTTGGAAGAACAGGAAAGATGTTTGCTATGGAACATGCTGGAGTTAGTCCAGATATAATGTGTATGGCAAAGGGGCTTTCAGCAGGTTACTACCCTATGTCAATTATCGGTATAACTAATGAGATCTATGATGCTTTCTATTGTGACTATTTAGAGGGAAAATCATTTTTACATTCTCACACATATTCTGGTAACCCTATTGGTTGTAGAATTGCTGTGGAAGTTTTAAAAATATTTGAGGAAGAAAAGATTTTAGATGTTGTTGCTAAAAAAGGAGAGTATCTGAGAAAAAAAGCTACTGAACTTTTTGCTAATCATCCAAATGTTGGAAAGTATAGACAAATAGGTTTAATAGGTGCTTTGGAGTTTGTTAAAAACAAAGAAACAAAAGAACTTTTTGATTCAAAAGAGAGAGCAGGTTATGAAATATATAAGATTGCTCTAAAAAAAGGAGCATTATTAAGACCTCTAGGAAATATAATCTATTTTATGCCACCATATATAATAACTGAAGAGGAAATTGATAAAATGCTTATGATTTGTAAAGAGTCTATTGATGAGTATTTAGCTAGAAAAAAATAA
- a CDS encoding WYL domain-containing protein has translation MEKKIRVTLPKNIIKILESDCETFKVTKNYLLNYIFEHMREERLNDDTIFDGEKDIIQFNLNKSNFKIYYDFLCEKNIQIEADFFRKLLHKYTNQSRKNRELFVFKSVIERLEIGIKEKRKVKIHFNDKREVTILPFFIGSSKLELANYLFCYDFLENKYRNYHIYNIDTVFITREVQVWEDMEFVEKVILNFDPFLSQDKKIKAILTPEGERILKLLNINRPEIISKNNEFYEFQCSEEKAKRYFAYFLDEIEILEPQSLREWFKIKYTNAYKKYNL, from the coding sequence ATGGAGAAAAAAATTAGGGTTACTCTTCCTAAAAACATTATTAAAATTCTTGAGTCAGATTGTGAAACTTTTAAGGTAACTAAAAACTATCTTTTAAACTATATATTTGAGCATATGAGAGAGGAAAGATTAAATGATGATACAATTTTTGATGGAGAAAAAGATATTATTCAGTTTAATCTAAATAAAAGTAATTTTAAGATTTATTACGATTTTCTGTGTGAAAAAAATATTCAGATAGAGGCTGATTTTTTTAGAAAACTTCTACATAAATATACAAATCAATCTCGAAAAAATAGAGAGTTATTTGTTTTTAAATCAGTTATTGAGAGATTAGAGATTGGAATAAAGGAGAAAAGGAAAGTTAAGATACACTTCAATGATAAGAGAGAGGTTACTATTCTTCCATTTTTTATAGGAAGTTCAAAGTTAGAATTGGCAAATTATCTATTTTGCTATGATTTTTTAGAAAATAAATATAGGAACTATCATATTTATAATATAGATACAGTTTTTATAACTAGAGAGGTACAAGTTTGGGAAGATATGGAGTTTGTAGAGAAAGTTATTCTTAATTTTGATCCATTTTTATCACAAGATAAGAAGATAAAAGCTATTTTAACTCCTGAGGGAGAGAGAATTTTAAAGCTTCTTAATATAAATAGACCTGAAATTATATCAAAAAATAATGAATTTTATGAGTTTCAATGCTCTGAGGAGAAGGCAAAACGTTATTTTGCATATTTTCTTGATGAGATTGAGATTCTTGAGCCTCAAAGCTTGAGAGAGTGGTTTAAAATAAAATATACTAATGCTTATAAAAAATATAATTTGTAA
- the bioB gene encoding biotin synthase BioB — MKNFIKKLKEKILLGKKIDFKEAKKLIEIKIDDSENLNELFSSADEIREKFCGNSFDLCTIINAKSGKCSEDCKYCAQSSHFKTNTSVYPLVSENIALEEAKKVEAEGAHRFSLVTSGKGILDNSEELYKLENIYKKLKDETTLSLCASHGICSKEVLSKLKKAGVTTYHHNLEACADFYPNICSTHTHEDRVKTVLAAKEAGLKVCSGGILGLGETPIDRIKLAFELRELDIDSVPINILTPIPGTPLENSQEIEPLELVKTMAVFRFILPNKALRYAGGRVKLREFQSLGIRAGINSALTGNFLTTTGNTIESDKKMIRGEGYEIK; from the coding sequence ATGAAAAATTTTATCAAAAAATTAAAGGAGAAAATTCTATTAGGTAAAAAAATAGATTTTAAAGAAGCTAAAAAATTAATTGAGATAAAAATAGATGATAGTGAAAACTTAAATGAACTATTTTCTTCAGCTGATGAGATACGTGAAAAGTTTTGTGGTAATAGTTTCGATCTTTGCACAATTATCAATGCAAAATCTGGAAAATGTAGTGAAGATTGTAAATATTGTGCTCAGTCTAGCCATTTTAAAACAAATACCAGCGTATATCCTCTAGTTAGTGAAAATATAGCCCTTGAAGAGGCTAAAAAAGTTGAAGCAGAGGGAGCACATAGATTTTCTCTTGTAACAAGTGGAAAGGGAATCTTAGATAATAGTGAAGAACTATATAAATTAGAAAATATCTATAAAAAATTAAAAGATGAAACTACTCTTTCTTTATGTGCCTCACATGGAATTTGTAGCAAAGAGGTATTATCTAAATTAAAAAAAGCAGGGGTTACAACTTATCACCACAATCTTGAAGCTTGTGCAGATTTTTATCCTAATATTTGCTCAACACATACACATGAAGATAGAGTTAAAACTGTTTTAGCTGCTAAAGAGGCTGGTTTAAAAGTGTGTAGTGGGGGTATTTTAGGTTTAGGTGAAACACCTATTGATAGAATAAAACTTGCCTTTGAGTTAAGAGAATTAGACATTGACTCTGTACCTATCAATATTTTAACCCCTATACCTGGGACACCTCTTGAAAATTCTCAAGAGATTGAACCACTTGAACTTGTAAAAACTATGGCAGTATTTAGATTTATTCTACCTAATAAAGCTTTGAGATATGCAGGGGGGAGAGTAAAACTTAGAGAGTTCCAAAGTCTAGGAATAAGAGCTGGAATAAATTCAGCTTTAACAGGAAACTTTTTAACTACAACAGGAAATACAATTGAAAGTGATAAAAAAATGATAAGAGGCGAGGGATATGAAATTAAGTAA
- a CDS encoding permease, producing the protein MIKKFLNRYKFFVILLIVNLILLFAAPEIGKKSFKITYDNLLEMLGVIPPIFILLGILDVWLKKETMIKYMGKESGIKGLLLSFIIGATAAGPLYAAFPVAGILLKKGTSIFNVLIFIGAWSTMKIPLLIFESIALGYNFSMLRLGINIIGIPLIAFIINLFLKEEDREEIYQLAQEKNI; encoded by the coding sequence ATGATAAAAAAATTCTTAAATAGATATAAATTCTTTGTTATTCTTTTAATAGTCAATCTAATTTTACTTTTTGCAGCTCCAGAAATTGGAAAAAAATCCTTTAAGATAACTTATGATAATCTTCTAGAGATGTTAGGAGTAATTCCACCTATTTTTATATTATTGGGAATTTTAGATGTATGGTTAAAAAAGGAAACTATGATTAAATATATGGGAAAAGAATCTGGAATTAAAGGGTTATTACTCTCTTTTATAATTGGTGCAACAGCAGCAGGACCTCTTTATGCAGCCTTTCCAGTTGCTGGTATTCTTTTAAAAAAGGGAACAAGTATATTTAATGTTCTTATCTTTATTGGAGCTTGGTCAACTATGAAGATACCTCTATTAATATTCGAATCAATTGCTTTAGGTTATAATTTTTCAATGTTACGTTTAGGAATTAATATTATTGGTATACCTTTAATAGCTTTTATAATAAATCTATTTTTAAAAGAGGAAGATAGAGAGGAGATATATCAATTAGCTCAAGAAAAAAACATTTAA
- the bioD gene encoding dethiobiotin synthase, whose protein sequence is MKLSKGYFVIGTDTGIGKTYVSTLLFKGVSKIGGTYYKPVQSGAFEMFGKLVSPDVEFMCEFNKIPYNSEMTTYLLKPEVSPHLAAEIDDVEIDPEKIKSDWLELKERYSTVIVEGAGGLYVPIIRNRFYMYDLIKMLETPVILVSSNRVGTINHTMMTINCLKNMGIKVQGIIFNKIEKNFDRTGYENDNIKVIQDMSGIKNMMILDFEQESFDQEELIRFLELREEEK, encoded by the coding sequence ATGAAATTAAGTAAAGGATACTTTGTAATAGGAACAGATACAGGAATAGGAAAAACTTATGTAAGTACTCTTTTATTTAAAGGAGTTAGTAAAATAGGTGGAACTTACTATAAGCCAGTTCAAAGTGGAGCTTTTGAGATGTTTGGTAAATTAGTATCTCCAGATGTTGAGTTTATGTGTGAATTTAATAAGATACCATATAATAGTGAGATGACTACATATCTTTTAAAACCAGAGGTTTCTCCACATTTAGCTGCTGAAATTGATGATGTTGAAATTGATCCAGAGAAAATTAAAAGTGATTGGTTGGAATTAAAAGAGAGATATAGTACAGTTATTGTAGAGGGAGCAGGGGGATTGTATGTTCCTATAATAAGAAATAGATTCTATATGTATGATCTGATTAAAATGTTAGAAACACCTGTAATTCTAGTTTCTAGTAATCGTGTAGGAACTATTAACCACACTATGATGACTATAAATTGTTTAAAAAATATGGGTATCAAAGTACAAGGAATAATCTTTAATAAGATAGAGAAAAATTTTGATAGAACTGGATATGAAAATGATAATATAAAAGTTATCCAAGATATGAGTGGTATTAAAAATATGATGATTTTAGATTTTGAACAGGAAAGTTTTGATCAAGAGGAATTGATTAGATTTTTAGAATTAAGAGAGGAAGAAAAATAA
- a CDS encoding PTS transporter subunit EIIC: MKIFAEVQKVGKALMTPVAILPAAGLFLAFGNKLQYPLMEQAGQVIFSNLPLLFAIGAAIGLVGGDGVAALSAVVAILIMNTTMGIVSGAAAGLAAGDASYAMVLGIPTLQTGVFGGLIAGVIAAICYNKFYKTELPQFLGFFAGKRLVPIVTAIIAFLVGLAMPIIWQPVQTGLAHLSYLANEVNTNVSTFIFGVIERALIPFGLHHIFYAPFWYQFGEYTNKAGEIVNGDQAIWFAMLRDGVTNFSSTTYQGAGKFLTGKFVFMMFGLPAAALAMYQEARPENKKIVGGILFSGALTAFLTGITEPLEFSFLFVAPILYGIHCIFAGLSFMLMNLFNVRIGMTFSGGFIDYIAFGVLPGTTGFETNWYMVIIVGLCLSVIYYFGFRFAIRKFNLMTPGREKVETSEVKNEKEIKSDELAVGVLEALGGKDNLISLDACITRLRVEVKDTKNVNENALKSLGASGVLKVGSNGVQAIFGAKAQFICNDLKKITGI; this comes from the coding sequence ATGAAAATTTTTGCAGAAGTACAAAAAGTTGGAAAAGCTTTAATGACACCAGTTGCAATTCTTCCAGCAGCAGGACTATTTCTTGCTTTTGGAAATAAACTACAATATCCTTTAATGGAGCAAGCAGGACAGGTAATTTTTAGTAACCTTCCTTTACTTTTTGCAATAGGAGCAGCTATCGGTTTAGTTGGAGGAGATGGAGTTGCAGCTCTATCAGCAGTAGTAGCTATATTGATTATGAATACAACAATGGGAATTGTGTCAGGAGCAGCAGCAGGGTTAGCAGCTGGAGATGCCTCTTATGCTATGGTATTAGGGATTCCTACTCTACAAACAGGAGTGTTTGGAGGACTAATAGCAGGGGTTATAGCTGCTATCTGTTATAATAAATTTTATAAAACTGAATTACCTCAATTTTTAGGTTTCTTTGCTGGAAAGAGATTAGTTCCAATAGTTACAGCAATAATTGCTTTTTTAGTAGGTTTAGCAATGCCAATTATATGGCAACCTGTACAAACAGGGTTAGCTCATCTTTCATATCTTGCAAATGAAGTTAATACAAATGTATCAACTTTTATCTTTGGAGTAATTGAAAGAGCTCTTATTCCTTTTGGACTTCATCACATATTCTATGCACCTTTCTGGTATCAATTTGGTGAGTATACAAATAAGGCTGGAGAGATAGTTAATGGAGATCAAGCTATTTGGTTTGCTATGCTTAGAGATGGAGTTACTAATTTTTCAAGTACAACATATCAAGGAGCAGGAAAATTCTTAACAGGAAAATTTGTATTTATGATGTTTGGTTTACCAGCAGCAGCTCTTGCAATGTATCAAGAAGCTAGACCTGAAAATAAAAAAATTGTAGGGGGAATTCTTTTCTCTGGAGCTTTAACAGCATTTTTAACAGGGATTACAGAACCATTAGAGTTTTCATTCCTATTTGTAGCTCCTATTCTTTATGGAATTCACTGTATTTTTGCAGGACTTTCATTTATGTTAATGAATCTATTTAATGTAAGAATAGGTATGACTTTTTCAGGAGGGTTTATTGATTATATAGCTTTTGGAGTTTTACCAGGTACAACAGGTTTTGAAACTAATTGGTATATGGTAATTATTGTAGGACTATGTCTATCAGTAATCTACTATTTTGGTTTCAGATTTGCAATTAGAAAATTTAATCTAATGACTCCAGGAAGAGAAAAAGTTGAGACAAGTGAAGTTAAAAATGAAAAAGAGATTAAAAGTGATGAACTTGCAGTAGGGGTACTTGAAGCATTAGGTGGAAAGGATAACTTAATCTCTCTAGATGCTTGTATCACAAGATTGAGAGTAGAGGTAAAAGATACTAAAAATGTTAATGAGAATGCTTTAAAATCTCTAGGAGCTTCAGGGGTTTTAAAAGTGGGAAGTAACGGTGTTCAAGCTATTTTTGGAGCAAAGGCACAATTTATATGTAACGATCTTAAAAAAATAACAGGTATTTAA
- a CDS encoding Mu transposase C-terminal domain-containing protein, with protein sequence MEKEKELQIQRFKIIEPFLRKEKKLKTIEEESGVSYATLKRWVNAYKKNGVLGLDKKQRTDKDSFRKVDNKGIKIIEEFCRECEETKISQLYSIFVKKLSSKYNISYPTFYRIVSNLDGFFNKTTSFHLKKIKKENLVYLILEIPLYILVSDNEDEKIVPQLLISLDVADMKPISFELNYTQSNLYVLLAFIRETLLKISIFNNKYIKPQDILVSSENISNKKILKNIYDTLGIKVSEYFTENKEILKFIDYLIEDIEKFYSEREKRLSYEELKEFLNSYVYLENPKYNFIYNNDSLESLNYIRNLDIFLQEVNRKVTRNSIRVNNLIYSDERLKDFEGETVTVKFNPLDIKNILIFFKDKFWGIVSLE encoded by the coding sequence TTGGAGAAAGAAAAAGAATTACAGATACAGCGTTTCAAAATAATTGAGCCTTTTTTAAGAAAAGAAAAAAAGTTAAAAACTATCGAAGAGGAGAGTGGGGTCTCTTATGCTACTCTTAAAAGATGGGTTAATGCTTATAAAAAAAATGGAGTTTTGGGGTTAGATAAAAAACAGCGTACCGACAAAGATTCATTTAGAAAAGTAGATAATAAAGGGATTAAAATTATAGAGGAGTTTTGTCGTGAGTGTGAGGAAACAAAGATTTCACAACTATACTCTATTTTTGTAAAAAAGCTATCTTCAAAATATAATATAAGTTATCCAACTTTTTATAGAATAGTTAGTAATCTTGATGGTTTTTTTAATAAAACTACCTCTTTTCATTTGAAAAAAATAAAGAAAGAAAATTTAGTATATTTGATTTTAGAGATACCACTATATATTTTAGTTTCTGATAATGAGGATGAAAAAATTGTCCCTCAGCTTCTTATATCTTTAGATGTGGCAGATATGAAACCTATAAGTTTTGAATTAAATTATACCCAATCAAATTTATATGTGTTACTTGCTTTTATAAGAGAGACACTATTAAAGATCTCTATTTTTAATAATAAATATATCAAGCCACAAGATATTTTAGTCTCTTCTGAAAATATAAGTAATAAAAAGATACTAAAAAATATCTATGATACATTAGGAATTAAGGTTTCAGAATATTTTACTGAGAATAAGGAGATACTAAAATTTATAGATTATCTTATAGAAGATATTGAAAAATTTTATTCTGAAAGAGAGAAAAGATTATCTTATGAAGAGTTAAAGGAGTTTTTAAATTCATATGTCTATCTTGAAAATCCTAAATATAATTTTATATATAATAACGATTCTTTAGAAAGTCTAAATTATATTAGGAATCTTGATATTTTTTTACAGGAAGTTAATAGGAAGGTAACTAGAAACTCAATAAGGGTTAATAATTTAATATATAGTGACGAAAGATTGAAAGATTTTGAAGGGGAAACAGTAACAGTTAAATTTAATCCCTTAGATATTAAAAATATCCTTATATTTTTTAAAGATAAATTTTGGGGTATAGTTTCCTTGGAGTAA
- a CDS encoding rhodanese-like domain-containing protein → MMDTLDDYIILDVRTELEFKYGHIPNAINIPNEEIGHFDPLNLENKSKPIFVYCRSGHRSLQASAKLALMGYDNIYEFGGIITWEYEITK, encoded by the coding sequence ATGATGGACACTTTAGATGATTATATTATCTTAGATGTGAGAACAGAATTAGAATTTAAATATGGACATATTCCAAATGCTATAAATATTCCTAATGAAGAGATAGGACACTTTGATCCTTTAAATTTAGAGAACAAAAGCAAACCTATTTTTGTTTATTGTAGAAGTGGGCATAGAAGTCTACAAGCATCTGCAAAATTAGCTTTAATGGGTTATGATAATATATATGAATTTGGTGGAATTATCACTTGGGAATATGAGATAACTAAATAA
- a CDS encoding winged helix-turn-helix transcriptional regulator: protein MVGGKWKPIILYYISINKVARHSELKRFIPSINERMLTRQLRELEEDKLINRKVYPVVPPKVEYTLTEHGETLIPILESLVKWGTGYANSIGVNNFKMEI from the coding sequence ATTGTAGGTGGAAAATGGAAACCAATTATTTTATATTACATAAGCATAAATAAAGTGGCTAGACATAGTGAATTGAAAAGATTTATTCCAAGTATAAATGAGAGAATGTTAACAAGGCAACTTCGTGAATTGGAAGAGGATAAGTTGATAAATAGAAAGGTATACCCTGTGGTTCCTCCAAAAGTTGAATATACTCTCACTGAACATGGAGAAACTCTTATACCTATTTTAGAATCATTAGTTAAATGGGGAACTGGTTATGCTAATTCAATAGGGGTTAATAATTTTAAAATGGAGATTTGA